In Actinoplanes octamycinicus, the genomic window AGGTGCAGGCGATGAGCCAGTCCGCGGTGCACCGGGACGATGCCACGCTGCGCCGGATCCGGGAGACCGCGGCCGTGCGGCGCGGCACCCGGATGACCAAGATCCTGTCGCCGGCCCAGGTCGCCGGCCATCTCGGCGGCTGGCTGCCGTACGGGTTCTGCTACCGCGCCTGCGACATCGCGCATCTGACCGACCCGGAGCGGCTGGCCCTGCTGCGCACCGACGGCGCCACCGACGGCCGGGTGGCGTTCGCGCTGCGCTGGCGGGCCACCGACCCGAGCGACTACGAGCTGCCGGCCGGACCGGCCCAGCCCGGGCTGGCCGCGCTGCCGGCGCACTCCCGGATCGGCGCGATGGTGCTCGGCACCGGGTTCACCCCGAGCACCGACGACCTGATCCCGGAGTTCGTCACGGCCGGGTTCGCCGACCTGCCGCTGCCGGCCAACGCCCAGCTGCTGGCGTACGGGCCGGGCGGCGACGAGGTGGTGCTCTACACCTACCAGCCGGAGCAGCACGGCTGGCTGCGGCTGGCCGGGCCGCGCTGGCGCGGGCTGCTGGGCGAGCTGCCCGGGGTGAGCCCGGACCGGGAGTACGTGCCGTGCACCGCCGCCGGCACCGCCCGGCTGGTCGGCACGATCGACGGCAAGGAGTACGAGGCGGTCGCCGACCCGCCCGGCGAGTTCCGGGTGCGGGCGCTGACCCGGGCCGCGCGCTACCCGGTGCAGAGCCTGAGCCGGCGGGCCGAGCAGGCGCTGTGGCGCGGGGTGCCGTGCTGGGTGCTGCAGCGGGACGACTCGTGGGCCCGGCTGCGGCTGCTCCGCCCGGACGCCGAGGCGCTCGGCGCCACCGGGGCGCGCTGCTACGAGCGCGGCGTCTACGAGGCCTGGGCGCCGGTCGACGAGCTGGCCGACCACCACATCGCGGAGCTGGCCTACCAGCTCTGAGGGAACGCGAAAGCGGGGCCGGATCACTCCGGCCCCGCTTCGCGTGTCTGGTCCTCGATCAGCTACGCGTGATCTTGGCCGAGACGGTCTTCCACTTGCTGCGGTGGTCCGCCCAGTCCACGGCGTAGGCGCTGGCCCAGAAGTAACCCTTGCCCAGGCCGGCCGGAACCTTGAACTTCCACTTGCCCTTGGTGACCGGAGCCCACCACGAGTAGCAGGTGGCGTCCCAGGTGGAGTCGTAGACCCGCTGCCACTTCTTGTTCTTGTTGAGGCAGTAGTCCTTGCCGTTGCTGTACTTCTCCAGGAAGACCCAGACGCCCGGGGCGCCGGAGCCCTTGTCCGAGGCGGTCCCGGTGACGTACTTCCAGGACTTCAGCCGGTTCGGGCTGGACGGCTTGTTGACCTTGACGGTCGGCTTCCAGCTGTCCTTCTTCACCTTGATCCAGGCGCCGGTGACCGGGGTGCTGAGGCCGTTGGCGTTCCGGTACGCGATCTGGGTCGGGCGGTACCCGGTGACCACCGAGTTGCTGCCCTTGTAGTGGTAGTAGTAGCCCGGGAAGGTGCGGGCCTTGCCGTACCACTTGTACTCGTTGTAGAAGCCGTCGCCCCAGAAGATGACGTACGAGGTGGTGCCGGCCGGCACCGCCTTGACGGTCACGTTGTAGCGCTCGCCGTTCCACACGCTCTTCTTGCTGAGCGAGATCGCGGTGGGCGCGTTCTTCACGTAGACGGTCGCGGTGAGCTTGGTCTCGTTGCCCGCGGCGTCGGTCAGCGTCTCGGTGACGACGTAGGTGCCGGCGCTCTTGTAGTTGTGCTGGAGCCAGGTGGCGGAGGCCGACGAGAACTCGCTCGTGGTGCCGTCCTTCCAGTCGACGACCCGCTTGATGGTCGAGTCGTCGTTGTCGCCGTCGGCGTAGTCGGCGTTGTTCTGGTAGAGCACGACCTGCTGGCCGGTCCAGATCGAGAGGGCCGACAGCCGGTAGGTGCCGGTCGGCGCCGTGGTGTCCGGAACCGGCTCGGGGTCGGTGGTGCCCGGGTCGGTGGTGCCGCCGCCGGTGTTCCCGCCGGTGTCGCCGCCCCCGGTGCTGCCGCCGGTGTCGCCACCGCCAGTGCTGCCGCCGGTGTCGCCACCGCCAGTGCTACCGCCGGTGTCGCCACCGCCAGTGCTGCCACCCGTGTCACCGCCACCAGTGCTGCCGCCGGTGTCGCCACCGCCAGTGCTACCGCCGGTGTCGCCACCGCCAGTGCTGCCACCCGTGTCACCGCCACCAGTGCTGCCGCCGGTGTCGCCACCGCCAGTGCTACCGCCGGTGTCACCGCCACCAGTGCTGCCGCCGGTGTCGCCACCGCCGGTGCTGCCACCCGTGTCGCCGGTGCCGGTGCCGGTGTCGCCACCGCCGGTGCCCGGGTCGACCGGAGTGGTGGGCGGGTCGGTCGGCTCGTCAGCCGTGGTCGCGGCGATGCGCGCCGGGCTGACACCCGCGTAGGCCGGAGACGCCGCGACTGCGCCGCCCGCGACCAGCGCGCCGCCGACGAGGGCCGCGAGCAGCGGCCGTGCCAGGCGTGGTTTCAAGGAAGTCCAACTCCTTCGAGGGGTGAGAAGACCACATGAAGGGCAGTTGGACGACGCGGTCACGTCAGGACGCATCCGTATCGACAAAACGCCAACGTTCCCCCGTGGCGCGGATCAATGTAACCGGCGGGTAGCTGTCTGATCAATGGAAAATCTGTGAAGAATCCGTGGTGATTCAGCCAACCGTGGCGGCCCACGCGAAAGGCCCGGCCGAAGCCGGGCCTTTCGGACGAAACCCCAGGTCAGGACACTTCGCCCAGACGGGCCAGCTCCTCCTCGACCACCGACGGCTCGAGCTTGCGGAAGACCGGTTTCGGCGCGTTCAACGGGGTGCCGGCCACCAGCGGCACCGACTCCCAGCGGGCACCGACCGTGTAGTCACCCATCAGCACCGGGTACCCCGGCCCGCCGTCCAGGTCCTCGACCTCGACGATCTCCGGCATCGGGGCGTGCACCCCGGTGCCGCCGAGCAGCTCGTGCACCTTCTGCGCGGAGTGCGGCAGGAACGGGGTGAGCAGCGTGTTCGCGTCGCTGACCACCTGCAGCGCGACGTGCAGGACGGTACCCTGCCGCTCCTTCTGCGACTCGTCCTTGAGCTTCCACGGGGCCTGCTCGGAGAGGTACTTGTTCGCCTCGGCGACCACCCGCATCGCCTCGCCGATCGCGGCTTTCTGCCGGTGCTTGCCGATCAGCTCGCCGACCGTGGCGAAACCGGCCCTGGCGACCTCCAGCAGCGCGCGGTCCTCGGCGGTCAGGTCGACCGCCGGCGGGATCGCGCCGAAGTTCTTCGCGGCCATCGAGATCGACCGGTTCACCAGGTTGCCCCAGCCGGCGACCAGCTCGTCGTTGTTACGCCGGACGAACTCGGCCCAGGTGAAGTCGGTGTCGTTGGACTCCGGGCCGGCCGCGGCGATGAAGTAGCGCAGCGCGTCGGCGTCGTAGCGCTCCAGGAAGTCGCGCACGTAGATGACCACGCGCCGGGACGAGGAGAACTTCTTGCCCTCCATCGTCAGGTACTCACTGGAGACCACCTCGGTGGGCAGGTTCAGCTTGCCCAGCGGGCCGGCCTGGCCGCCCTTGTCGCCCTCGCCGGAGTAGCCGAGCAGCAGCGCCGGCCAGATCACCGAGTGGAAGACGATGTTGTCCTTGCCCATGAAGTAGTAGCCGAGCGCGTCCTTGCCCTGCGCGTCGGCCGACCACCACTGCCGCCACGCCTCCGGGTCGCCGGTGCGCCGGGCCCACTCGATCGACGCCGAGAGGTAACCGATGACCGCGTCGAACCAGACGTAGATCCGCTTGTCGGCGCGGTCCCGCCAGCCGTCCAGCGGGATCGGCACGCCCCACTCCAGGTCCCGGGTGATCGCCCGGGGCTGCAGGTCGTCGAGCAGGTTGCGGGAGAACTTCAGCACGTTGGGCCGCCAGTTCTCCCGGCGGTCCAGCCAGCCGCCGATCGCCTCGGCGAAGGCCGGCAGGTCGAGGAAGAAGTGCTCGGTCTCGACGAACTGCGGGGTCTCCCCGTTGATCCGGGACTTCGGGTTGATCAGCTGCTCGGGGTCGAGCTGGTTGCCGCAGTTGTCGCACTGGTCGCCGCGGGCGCTGTCGTAACCGCAGATCGGGCAGGTGCCCTCGATGTAGCGGTCCGGCAGGGTGCGGCCGGTGGACGGGGAGATCGCGCCGAGCGTGGTGCGGGCGACGATGTACCCGTTCTCGTGCAGGCCCTCGAAGAGCTGCTGCACCACGGCGTAGTGGTTGCGGGTGGTGGTGCGGGTGAACAGGTCGTAGGACAGGCCCAGGCCGTGCAGGTCCTCGACGATCACCCGGTTGTACCGATCGGCCAGCTCGCGCGGGGTGACCCCGTCGGCGTCCGCCTGGACCTGGATCGGGGTGCCGTGCTCGTCGGTGCCGGAGACCATGAGCACGTCGTGGCCGGCCATCCGCATGTACCGGCTGAACACGTCGGACGGCACCCCGAAGCCGGAAACATGACCGATGTGGCGCGGGCCGTTGGCGTAGGGCCAGGCGACCGCGGCGAGAACGTGACTCATGACGTACAAGCGTAGTGACCGTCCCGGGGCCGCTGCGAACGGATTGCCGCCCCGCGTGCCAGCCGACCGATTTGTCCCGACACGCCCTATCATTGCCGGTCCCCCCGGTGCGCCGCGTAGTTGACTGGATCAGTGACGGGAAACGCGCCGCAGCCAGGGGAAACACCGACCGGGAACGCGTGGGCCGAGGTGGCTCCGGAGGCCGGGTGGTGGCAGGGCGAGACCGATCGGGAGCCGACCTCCCGGGAGTGGGCGGACCGGGCGGCCGACCAGGCCCGGGCGGCCGGGGCGAGCGACGTGACGCGGCAGCTGAACCCGTCCGGGGACGGCGAGCGGCTGGCCACGGCGGACGAGCTGATGATCATCGAGCCCGGCCGGACCGGCGAGGCGGAGGAGGCCGGCGAGGTCGTACCGGAGATCATGGTCCTCCCGGAGCCCAGCGACCTGAACCGGCCCACGGTCGTCCTGGAGACGCGCCGCCCGCTCCCGCCGCTGCCGGAGGGCGGCGTCTCGCCGGCCACCGCGACCCGGCTGGAGCGGATGGAGAACTCGCCGTTCTGGGAGACCGACGAGGCCCGGATCGCCGCCGAGGCGCGCCGCGACCGGCGGGCCGGCAGCCGCCGCCGGCCACCGGCCACCAACCCGGTCGGCGCGCTGGTCGCGCTGATCGGCCTGAGCCTGCTCGCGGCGTTCTTCGCCTGGGTCAGCGCGGAGCCGTTCTGGCTGGCCACCGGGCACGGCGACATCGGGTACGCGACCACCACCCGCTGCCACGGCGCCGGTCTCACCCAGCGCTGCACCGGCCGGTTCACCGCCGCGGACGGCACCTTCAGCGCCCGCCGGGTGACCCTGCTCGGCATCACCGGCGAGGCCCGCGAGCCGGGCGCGGTCTCCGGCGCCCGGATGGTCAGCGCGGACAGCCGGCAGGCCTACGCCGCGCCGCCCGGCGTGCTCATGCACCTGCGCTGGACGCTCGGTTTCCTGCTGGTGCTGATCTGTGGGTACGGCATCGCCGGAGCGACCGGCGCACGGCGGCTGGAGTCCCCGCGCGCCCGCCGGTACGCCCTGCTGGCCAGCGTCGCCGGCCCGCTCGTGCTGCTGGCCGGCTTCCTGGCCGCCGCCTACTAGCGCCTGTTTCGGAGGCCGACCGGGGCTGCGGCGTGGCCTCCGAAACAGGCGCTATGACGCGTGCACCAGGCTGTAGACGTCGCGCTTCTTCAGCCCGTACTGATCGGCCACCGCCTGGATGGCATCGCGCCGCGAGTCGCCGGCCGCCTCCCGCCGGGCCACCGCGGCGCGCAGCTCGTCGTCGTCCGGCCGCTCCGCCGGCCCGGCCGGCGCGCCGCCCACCACCAGGGTGATCTCGCCGCGCGGTTCCCCGGCGGCGGCCCACTCGGCCAGCTCGGCCAGGGTGCCGCGGCGGATCTCCTCGTAGGTCTTGGTCAGCTCCCGGCAGACCGCCCCGGGCCGGTCCGCGCCGAACGTGGCGGCCAGGTCGGCGAGCGCCCCGGTGATCCGGTGCGGCGCCTCGAAGAAGACCAGCGTCCGTGGCTCGGCGGCCAGCTCGCGCAGCCGGGAGCGGCGGTTCGAGCCGGTCCGCGGCAGGAACCCCTCGAAGACGAACCGGTCGCTGGGCAGCCCGGACAGCGCCAGCGCGGTGGTCACCGCGCTCGGGCCGGGCGCCGCGGTCACCGGGTGGCCGGCGTCCAGGGCGGCCCGGACCAGCCGATATCCGGGGTCGGAGACGCTCGGCATGCCGCCGTCGGTGATCACCGCGACGGTGGCGCCGCCGGCCAGTGCCTCGACCAGCTCCGGGGTGCGCCGGTCGTCGTTGCCCTCGAAGTAGGAGACGACCCGCCCGCGCACGGCGACGTCCAGGTCCTTGACGAGCCGGGCCAGCCGGCGGGTGTCCTCGGCCGCGATCACGTCCGCGGTGGCGAGCACCTCCCGCAGCCGCGCCGAGGCGTCACCGATGTTGCCGAGCGGGGCGCCGACCAGGATCACGCGGCCGGCGCCGGAAGTTTCACGAGACACCGGAAAAGTCCATCACACGCCCGGACGTCAGTTCAAAGCCGCGCAGCCTACGATCGCGGAGTGACCACGGCGACAGCTGAGACAGAACTCACCCCCGCGGACTCCCCCGCCGAGGCGGAGTCGTCCCGAGGGGTGCGGGCCGTTCCCGACCTCGTCCGGCGACGCCTGTCGACGCTGGACGCCCGCCTCGACCCGTACTCCTGGCTGGTCACCCTGGTGATCGTGACCGCCGCGGCGATCCTGCGGCTGGCCGGGGTGGACAAGCCCAAGGGCTACATCTTCGACGAGGTCTACTACCCGACCGACGCCTGGGACATGCTCCAGCACGGCGTCGAGTGGGACGAGAAGACCAACGGCCCGGCGTACGTGGTGCATCCGCCGCTCGGCAAGTGGCTGATCGCCCTGGGCGAGCAGGTCTACGGCAACCGCGAGCTGGGCTGGCGGATCTCGGCGGCGATCGCCGGCACGCTGATGATCCTGATCCTGATCCGGGTCGCCTACCGGATGTTCCACTCGATCGTGCTGGCCGGGATGGCCGGCCTGCTGATGACCCTGGACGGGTTCCAGCTGGTGCTCTCCCGCACCTCGCTGCTGGACATCTTCCTCGGGCTGTTCATCCTGCTGACCTTCGCCTGCATGGTGCTGGACCGCGACCACTACCGGCGGCGCTGGAAGCGGGCGCTGGCCGACGGCTTCGACCCGGCGGCCACCTACAAGATCCCGCGGATCGTCCCGTGGTGGCTGCTGGCCAGCGGCGTCTTCTTCGGCCTGGCCTGCGGGGTGAAGTGGAGCGCGCTGTTCTTCGCGCCGTTCTTCGCCGTCCTGGTGGTGGCCTGGCGCTGGCAGGCGCGGCGGTCGGCCCGGGTGCGCGGCCCGTTCGTGGCCGGCCTGCTCGGCGACTTCGGCTACCTGATCCTCAGCTTCGTCCTGAGCATCGTCTTCTACCTGGCCACCTGGACCGGCTGGTTCGTCACCGACACCGGCTACTTCCGGCACTACCGGGAGGCGAACGGGATGAGCGAGCCGCCGATCCTGGGCGCGCTGCTGAACCTGATGCACTACCACTCCGAGGCGTACAACTTCCACAGCGGACTGACCGAGAAGCACACGTACCAGTCCTGGCCGTGGCAGTGGCTGCTGCTCGGCCGGCCGGTCGCGTTCTACTGGAACGGCAACGGCAACTGCGGGGCGCCCAGCTGCGCCGCCGAGATCCTGCTGCTCGGCACGCCGATCCTGTGGTGGTCGTTCCTGCCCGCGCTGATCGCGCTGATCTGGTTCGGCATCGCGCGGCGGGACTGGCGGGCCTACGCGATCTTCGCCGGCGCGGCCGCCAGCATGCTGCCCTGGTACTGGTACGCGGTCGCCGACGGGCGCACGATGTTCTCCTTCTACCTGCTGCCCGGCCTGCCGTTCCTGATCCTGGCGGTGGTCTACGTGCTCGGCGCGATCATGACCCCGCCCGGCGGGATGGCCAGCGGCGCGGCCCGCACCGACCGGCAACTGATCGGCACGGTGGTGGCGGCGACCTACATGGTGCTGGTGGCGCTCTGCTTCGCCTACTTCTATCCGGTCTTCATCGGCTCGACCATGCCCTACGACGACTGGTCGGTCCGGATGTGGCTGGGCGGCAGGTGGATCTAGACCGGCTGGACGTGACGCTCAGGCCCCGCCTCCGGCCACCCGGCCGGAGCGGGCGCCCCACGGCGGATCCGGCCGCCCGCTCTGCCCGCTCGGGGACGTTCCGGACGTACCGGGAAATGGCGGATCGAAGCGGAAGCGGACCGCACCGGGGAGATGGCCCCAGATGCGATGAAGCCCGGCGGTATCGCCGGGCTTCATCGGTTTGGAGACTTTTCGCTGATCATGACCGGGGCAGGTCCGAAAAATAGGGCGCGCCCCGATCGCCTGCCACGGGGGAAGCGGGCGATAGGGGCGCGCAAGATGCAGCTTAACGAGCCTGGATGAGCGGCACAACGGGTGTCGGGCACGGATTGCCGTGTCGATCCCAGCATCCCAGCGATTCGGACATTATGCTCTTTTAGTCTTTACTACGCATACCGTCTCATGAATACGATTCAACTTGACGGTCGGGAATGCGACACGAATTAGATGCCGATTCTGGCGTAACGTATTCGGGCCACCGGCCGCACCGCAGCTCAGCGGTTTCCGCCTCGGCCGCGGACACATCGCCTTCCATCGGTCAAATCTCGGTGGTCATCATTTCGTCCCTTTTCGGCGGATCAGTCGGCCATCCCCCGACAAGGTGACAAGTGCCAAGATCGCGGTAAATGTTCTTAAGCTCGCCGCGTGACAACGCAGGAGCACCACCACCCGCAGACCGCCGACCAGCGAATTCCGGACACGGAAATCATCGCCGTGGCGACGCCGGCCCCGGTGTTCGTCGACTCCACCGGGCGACGGAGCCGATTGCTCCGCCGGATCGCTCTGGCGTTCGGCATCCTCGTCGTCTCCTACGGCGGGCTGCTCGGCGTCAGCCTGGCCGGCGGTCCGGTGAACTCCAGTGCCGTGCTGCCGCTGCCCGGCCTGGACGACGGGGACGAGAAGACCGTGGCGCCGCCCCAGCCCGGCCCGGCCCCGGAGGCGACGACCCCGTCGAGCGCCCCGGCCCGGCACCCGCTGATCGAGTCGGTGAACCAGCCGCGCCGGGCCCCGGTCCGGCAGCCCACCACGACCGCGCCGAAGCCGGCCGCCAGCAGCAAGCCGGCGAAGACCACGACCAAGGCGACGACCGCGCCCACCAAGCCGGCGCCCGCGGCGACCACCCCGAAGCCCTCGGTCAGCACCACGAAACCGACCGAGTCGACCACCACCACGCCGGCGCCCGGCCCGACCGGCACCACGGTGGCGCCGAAGCCGCCGACGCAGCAGCCGCCCGCCCCGAAGCCGCCGGCCGAGGAACCGAAGTCGGGGCCGACCGCGCTGCCCACGCTGGCCCCGGCCACCGGGGACGACCCGGCTGACAACGACACCCCGACGGCCGCCCCGTCCGCCTCCGGGGAGCCGGCGTGAGCAGCCGCGCCAAGGGCCGCAACCGGGGCCGCAGCCGCCGGCGGATCCTGCCCCGGCCGCGGGTCATGCTCGGCACGCTGGTGCTCGGCTTCTTCGTCGCGGTGCTGGTGGTGCAGGCGTACATCAACGCCGAGTTCACCGCCGACCACAAGGAGACCGAGGTCGGTGACCAGGACGGCGTGCCGCTGTCGATCCGCGGCGGGGGGCCGATCGTCAACACCACCGGCGGGCAGGAGACCACCAGCCGGCTGCCGGACCGCACCATCGCGCTCACCTTCGACGACGGGCCGGACCCGACCTGGACCCCGCGGGTCCTGAAGGTGCTCCGGGAGAACGACGCGCACGGCACGTTCTTCGTCGTCGGCTCCCAGGTGGCCCGCCACCCGGCGCTCACCAAGGACATCGTCGCCGACGGCAACGAGCTGGGCCTGCACACCTTCACCCACCCCAACATGCAGCTGCTCGCGCCGTGGCGGCGGCATCTGGAGCTGTCCCAGAACCAGGTGGCGATCGCCAAGGCCACCGGGGTGCACACCAACCTGGCCCGGTTCCCGTACTCCTCGAAGACCGAGGCGATCGACGAGACCAACTGGAAGATCGTCAAGGAGGCCGGCCGGGCCGGCTACCTGGTCGTCGTCAACGACACGGACAGCGAGGACTGGCAGCGCCCCGGCGTCGACCGGATCATCCAGAACGCGACGCCGGTCGGCGACAGCTCGGCGATCATCCTGTTCCACGACGCCGGTGGCGACCGCTCGCAGACGATCGAGGCGCTGGCCAAGTTCATCCCGCTGATGAAGGCCCGCGGCTACCGGTTCACCACGGTCACCGAGGGCCTGAACCTGGGCATCGAGGAGCAGGCCGCCGCGGTCAAGTCCGGCCGGGCGCCGGAGAGCGCCTCGGTCATCCCCACCCTGCCGCTCAACCCGGCCGCCGCGCCCGGCGACGAGTGGCGCGGATCGGCGCTGATCTGGACGGTACGCCTGGCCGACGGCCTGGTCGCCGTGGTGGCCGCGCTGTTCGTGGTGGTCGGCGTGCTGACCATCGGCCGGACCGCGCTGTTGCTGCTGCTGGCCGGCCGGCACGCCCGGCAACGGCGGAAACCGGGCTGGCGCTGGGGTGAGCCGGTCACCGACCCGGTGTCGGTGATCGTGCCCGCCTACAACGAGAAGGAAGGCATCGAGGCCGCCGTCCGGTCGCTGGCCGGCGGCGACTACCCGGAGATCGAGGTGGTGGTGGTCGACGACGGCTCCACCGACAACACCGCCGAGATCGCCGAGGGGCTGCGGCTGCCCAACGTCCGGGTGGTCCGGGTGCCCAACGGCGGCAAGTCGAACGCCCTGAACACCGGGATCGCGCTGGCCAAGCACGACCTGATCGTCACGGTCGACGGCGACACCGTCTTCGAGCGGGACTCGATCCAGAAGCTGGTGCAGCCGTTCGGCGACCCCACGGTCGGGGCGGTGGCCGGCAACGTCAAGGTCGGCAACCGGGGCACCCTGGTCTCCACCTGGCAGCACATCGAGTACGTGATCGGCTTCAACCTGGACCGCCGGCTCTACGAGACGCTCAACTGCATGCCCACCGTGCCCGGCGCGATCGGCGCGTTCCGCCGTGAGGCGCTGGCCCAGGTCGGCGGGATCAGCGACGAGACCCTGGCCGAGGACACCGACGTCACCATGGCGCTGTGCCGGCAGGGCTGGCGGGTGGTCTACGAGGAGCACGCCAAGGCGTGGACCGAGGCGCCGACCACCCTGGAGCAGCTCTACCGGCAGCGGTACCGGTGGAGTTACGGGACCATGCAGGCGATGTGGAAGCACCGCCGGGCGCTGTTCGACAAGGGCCCGTCCGGGCGCTTCGGCCGGGTCGGCCTGCCGTTCCTCGCGCTGTTCGGGGTGGCGCTGCCGATGCTCGCCCCGGTGGTCGACATCATGCTGGTCTACGGCCTGGTCTTCTGGGAGCTGAAGGAGACCCTGGTCGCCTGGCTCGGCATGCTGGCCCTGCAGGTGTTCACCGCGCTGGTCGCGTTCCGCTTCGACCGGGAGCCGATCAAGGCGCTCTGGCGGCTGCCGCTGCAACAGTTCGCCTACCGGCAGCTGATGTACCTGGTGCTGATCCAGTCGGCGACCACCGCGCTGACCGGTGGCCGGCTGCGCTGGCACAAGCTGAACCGAGCCGGGCTGGCCCCACGCTCGGCGACCCCGCCGCCCCCGCCGCCCCCACCGAGCGGATCGGTGGCGCCGGCCGTCGACAGCTGGCCGCCGACCGTGCCGGAACTGCCCCGCCAGCAGCAGCCGATCGGGCGGGCGGTGGCCCCGCCGACCACGCCCGCGGTGCCCTCCCCGGTCTACCGGGATTGAGAGACGGACCCGCGTCCCACCGAACTGCAGCCGGTGGGACGCGGGTTTTCCCGTCTCAGGCCAGCGCCAGGTCGCGAATCAGCTCGTCCGGCGTCAGATCGGCGTACGGGAACACCACGTGCAGCGAGGTGCCGTCGCCGGGCCGGTCGGAGAGCGCCACGGTGGCGTGGTGGGCGTCCAGGATCCGTTTCGCCACGGCCAGCCCGCGGTCCGGGCCGGGCACGTCCGCCAGGTTCGCGATCGCCCCGTAGTACAGGTGCGGGAACAGATCCGGGCGCATCCCGTCGGGCAGGTCCATGTCGTCGAGCCGGACGGTCGGGCCGGACTCCATCTCGGTGCCGACCCGTACCCGGCCGCCCTCCGGCGTGTACTTCACCGCGGCGAACAGCAGGTGGGTCAGCACCTGCTCCAGCCGCACCGGGTCGGCGATGATCGGCAGCGACGGGCCGCCGGCCTGGTTCAGGATCCAGATGTGCTTGCTGGCCGCGATCGGGCGGACCGCCTCGACCGCCCGCTGGGTCACCCGGGTCAGGTCCACCTGCCGCATGTGCAGGCTGTCCCCGCCCAGCCCGGCGTCGGCCATCTGGGTCAGGTGGTCGATCAGCTCACGGAACCCGCGCACGTGCGCCGCGGTGGCCCGGCCGACCAGATCGGCCAGCTCAAAGTCGTGGTAACCGGTGTCGCCCAGGCTCTCCAGGTAGGTCGACATCAGCCGCAGCGACGACCGCAGCTCGCCGCCGACCAGGCCGGCCAGGTCGTCCTTGCGGCGTTCCAGCTCCTGCAGCCGGGCCGTGGTGTTGGCCAGCGCGTAGGCGTACCGGCGCAGCTCCAGCTGAGCGGTCACCTGCCGGGCCAGCGCCCGCAACGCCTGCTGCTGCTCCATCTCCAGCCGGCGCGGCTCGGTGTCCATCACGCACAGCGTGCCGAGCGCGAACCCGTCGGTGGTCATCAGCGGTGCCCCGGCGTAGAACCGGGTGCCGTCGATCGCGGTCACCGCCGGGTTGTCGGCGAACCGCGCGTCCTGGCTGGCGTCCGGCACCACGAGCAGGTCCCGGCCGAGGATCGCGTGCGCGCAGAAGGACAGGTCCCGCGGCGTCTCCACCAGGTCCGGCCCGGTGCTGGCCTTGGCCCACTGCCGGTCCGCGTCGACCAGGCTGACCATGGACATCGGCGTCTCACAGACCCCGGCGGCCAGCGCGACGATGTCGTCGAAGTCCTTCTCCGGCGGGCTGTCCAGGATGTCGAGCGAGTAGAGCGCGGCCAGCCGCTCGATCTCGTTGTCGGGCAGGGGTGCTTTCATGGCGGTCACCTCCGAGACTTGCTTCAGAGATACCAGGCAAAAGTAGCCACCTTCGCATTTCGCCCAGATCCGGCGCGCGGTTCGGCTCGTTTCCCCGAACAGCCGGTGTGACTTCCCCGGCGTGCCGCTGATCACCGCCGCTCACGGCCGTATGCTTCGCGGCCATGAACACCGACGAGTTCGCGTGCGGCACCTGCGGCTCGACACACAGCGGTCCGCCGCTGAGCTTCGCCGCG contains:
- a CDS encoding dolichyl-phosphate-mannose--protein mannosyltransferase, with the translated sequence MTTATAETELTPADSPAEAESSRGVRAVPDLVRRRLSTLDARLDPYSWLVTLVIVTAAAILRLAGVDKPKGYIFDEVYYPTDAWDMLQHGVEWDEKTNGPAYVVHPPLGKWLIALGEQVYGNRELGWRISAAIAGTLMILILIRVAYRMFHSIVLAGMAGLLMTLDGFQLVLSRTSLLDIFLGLFILLTFACMVLDRDHYRRRWKRALADGFDPAATYKIPRIVPWWLLASGVFFGLACGVKWSALFFAPFFAVLVVAWRWQARRSARVRGPFVAGLLGDFGYLILSFVLSIVFYLATWTGWFVTDTGYFRHYREANGMSEPPILGALLNLMHYHSEAYNFHSGLTEKHTYQSWPWQWLLLGRPVAFYWNGNGNCGAPSCAAEILLLGTPILWWSFLPALIALIWFGIARRDWRAYAIFAGAAASMLPWYWYAVADGRTMFSFYLLPGLPFLILAVVYVLGAIMTPPGGMASGAARTDRQLIGTVVAATYMVLVALCFAYFYPVFIGSTMPYDDWSVRMWLGGRWI
- the rsmI gene encoding 16S rRNA (cytidine(1402)-2'-O)-methyltransferase codes for the protein MSRETSGAGRVILVGAPLGNIGDASARLREVLATADVIAAEDTRRLARLVKDLDVAVRGRVVSYFEGNDDRRTPELVEALAGGATVAVITDGGMPSVSDPGYRLVRAALDAGHPVTAAPGPSAVTTALALSGLPSDRFVFEGFLPRTGSNRRSRLRELAAEPRTLVFFEAPHRITGALADLAATFGADRPGAVCRELTKTYEEIRRGTLAELAEWAAAGEPRGEITLVVGGAPAGPAERPDDDELRAAVARREAAGDSRRDAIQAVADQYGLKKRDVYSLVHAS
- a CDS encoding bifunctional polysaccharide deacetylase/glycosyltransferase family 2 protein, producing the protein MSSRAKGRNRGRSRRRILPRPRVMLGTLVLGFFVAVLVVQAYINAEFTADHKETEVGDQDGVPLSIRGGGPIVNTTGGQETTSRLPDRTIALTFDDGPDPTWTPRVLKVLRENDAHGTFFVVGSQVARHPALTKDIVADGNELGLHTFTHPNMQLLAPWRRHLELSQNQVAIAKATGVHTNLARFPYSSKTEAIDETNWKIVKEAGRAGYLVVVNDTDSEDWQRPGVDRIIQNATPVGDSSAIILFHDAGGDRSQTIEALAKFIPLMKARGYRFTTVTEGLNLGIEEQAAAVKSGRAPESASVIPTLPLNPAAAPGDEWRGSALIWTVRLADGLVAVVAALFVVVGVLTIGRTALLLLLAGRHARQRRKPGWRWGEPVTDPVSVIVPAYNEKEGIEAAVRSLAGGDYPEIEVVVVDDGSTDNTAEIAEGLRLPNVRVVRVPNGGKSNALNTGIALAKHDLIVTVDGDTVFERDSIQKLVQPFGDPTVGAVAGNVKVGNRGTLVSTWQHIEYVIGFNLDRRLYETLNCMPTVPGAIGAFRREALAQVGGISDETLAEDTDVTMALCRQGWRVVYEEHAKAWTEAPTTLEQLYRQRYRWSYGTMQAMWKHRRALFDKGPSGRFGRVGLPFLALFGVALPMLAPVVDIMLVYGLVFWELKETLVAWLGMLALQVFTALVAFRFDREPIKALWRLPLQQFAYRQLMYLVLIQSATTALTGGRLRWHKLNRAGLAPRSATPPPPPPPPSGSVAPAVDSWPPTVPELPRQQQPIGRAVAPPTTPAVPSPVYRD
- the metG gene encoding methionine--tRNA ligase encodes the protein MSHVLAAVAWPYANGPRHIGHVSGFGVPSDVFSRYMRMAGHDVLMVSGTDEHGTPIQVQADADGVTPRELADRYNRVIVEDLHGLGLSYDLFTRTTTRNHYAVVQQLFEGLHENGYIVARTTLGAISPSTGRTLPDRYIEGTCPICGYDSARGDQCDNCGNQLDPEQLINPKSRINGETPQFVETEHFFLDLPAFAEAIGGWLDRRENWRPNVLKFSRNLLDDLQPRAITRDLEWGVPIPLDGWRDRADKRIYVWFDAVIGYLSASIEWARRTGDPEAWRQWWSADAQGKDALGYYFMGKDNIVFHSVIWPALLLGYSGEGDKGGQAGPLGKLNLPTEVVSSEYLTMEGKKFSSSRRVVIYVRDFLERYDADALRYFIAAAGPESNDTDFTWAEFVRRNNDELVAGWGNLVNRSISMAAKNFGAIPPAVDLTAEDRALLEVARAGFATVGELIGKHRQKAAIGEAMRVVAEANKYLSEQAPWKLKDESQKERQGTVLHVALQVVSDANTLLTPFLPHSAQKVHELLGGTGVHAPMPEIVEVEDLDGGPGYPVLMGDYTVGARWESVPLVAGTPLNAPKPVFRKLEPSVVEEELARLGEVS